One Mauremys mutica isolate MM-2020 ecotype Southern chromosome 9, ASM2049712v1, whole genome shotgun sequence DNA segment encodes these proteins:
- the GLA gene encoding alpha-galactosidase A, protein MGTAVGSWRPAMLAWVLVLVLLAGAGALENGLARTPTMGWLHWERFMCTTDCAREPLSCVSEQLFMQMADLMVSDGWKDVGYEYVCIDDCWMSLTRDDQDRLQPDPERFPSGIRKLADYVHSKGLKLGIYGDVGNKTCAGFPGSYGYYDLDAQTFANWGVDLLKFDGCNYGTQDQLAEGYRNMSLALNKTGRSIVYSCEWPLYMRPMQKPNYTEIKHYCNHWRNFADIYDAWNSVKNTLEWTALHQDSIVDVAGPGGWNDPDMLVIGNFGLSWDQQVTQMALWAIMAAPLLMSNDLRHISPQAKWLLQNKDVIAINQDPLGKQGYCITKDNNFELWERPLSRGSYAVAVMNRQEIGGPRIFSFSTSFLGNGLACNPACSIQQILPTSEDWGLHDWVSFLNTEVNPTGTVLLKVVVIGESPAEKPVMNINKKPSPDIL, encoded by the exons ATGGGCACGGCGGTAGGAAGCTGGCGGCCGGCTATGCTGGCCTGGGTCCTGGTCCTGGTCCTgctggccggggccggggcgctgGAGAATGGGCTGGCCCGGACCCCCACCATGGGCTGGCTGCACTGGGAGCGCTTCATGTGCACCACCGACTGCGCCCGCGAGCCGCTCTCCTGCGTCAG TGAGCAGCTGTTTATGCAGATGGCTGACTTGATGGTGTCAGATGGCTGGAAGGATGTAGGCTATGAGTATGTCTGTATTGATGACTGCTGGATGTCTCTGACCCGAGATGATCAGGACAGGCTCCAACCTGACCCAGAACGCTTCCCCAGTGGGATCCGCAAACTGGCCGACTAT GTCCATTCCAAAGGGCTGAAGCTGGGGATTTATGGGGATGTTGGAAACAAAACCTGCGCTGGCTTCCCTGGCAGTTATGGCTACTATGACCTTGATGCCCAAACCTTTGCTAACTGGGGTGTGGACCTGCTGAAGTTCGATGGCTGTAACTACGGCACACAGGACCAGCTGGCAGAAG GTTACAGGAACATGTCTCTGGCCCTGAATAAGACTGGCAGAAGCATTGTGTACTCTTGTGAATGGCCTCTCTACATGAGACCCATGCAGAAG CCCAATTACACAGAAATCAAACACTACTGCAATCACTGGAGGAACTTTGCTGACATCTATGATGCCTGGAACAGTGTTAAGAATACCCTGGAGTGGACGGCTTTACACCAAGACAGCATTGTGGATGTTGCTGGGCCAGGGGGCTGGAATGACCCTGACATG CTGGTGATTGGCAACTTTGGATTGAGCTgggaccagcaggtgactcagaTGGCGCTGTGGGCTATCATGGCAGCTCCACTGCTCATGTCCAATGATCTACGTCATATCAGCCCCCAGGCCAAGTGGCTGCTCCAGAACAAAGATGTGATTGCCATCAACCAGGACCCACTGGGCAAGCAAGGATACTGTATCACCAAG GATAACAACTTTGAGCTCTGGGAGCGGCCTCTGTCAAGGGGTTCCTATGCTGTGGCTGTGATGAATCGACAGGAGATTGGAGGACCCCGGATCTTCAGCTTCTCTACCTCTTTCCTTGGCAATGGCCTGGCATGCAACCCTGCATGCTCCATCCAGCAGATCCTCCCCACCAGTGAGGACTGGGGACTACACGACTGGGTCTCATTCTTGAACACTGAGGTGAACCCAACGGGTACTGTGCTGCTGAAGGTGGTGGTGATCGGGGAGTCCCCAGCTGAGAAGCCTGTCATGAACATCAACAAAAAGCCATCTCCAGATATCTTATAA